The following proteins are encoded in a genomic region of Bradyrhizobium sp. SK17:
- a CDS encoding amidohydrolase family protein, producing MSEFSRRDFLKATGSAAAISLAGPAAAAMGPNDKFDLVIKGGDVIDPSQSLRGKRDIGIRWGLIEAIEDDIPAARASKTIDASGKLVMPGLVDLHCHVYPYGSAIGIPADELVQFQGTTTVVSAGDAGVNNLAALRRFIVAQSRTRIYAFVHIANNGLSAFPVAELYNIDNAQVEACAMALAENPDFLIGVKVRMSENVIFKHGIEPLKRGIQACEMCGWPARMMVHIGGVETRELMSDILNLLRPGDILTHAYSGAPNMSGAFTNIVQDGKLLPAALAAKQRGVLFDVGHGGGSFDFTVAEIAIPAGCTPDTISSDIHVFSGNAPGIPFLPNVMSKFLAMGSSLDQVVAMTTSVPARIINRTPKIGTLQRGAPGDVAIMDLVEGPVSFVDTRNNKRDGNLQLKPVQTVVNGVPFGRPYQAPFSVR from the coding sequence GTGAGCGAATTTTCACGCCGTGATTTTTTGAAGGCGACCGGATCGGCCGCAGCCATTTCACTCGCCGGGCCGGCGGCTGCCGCGATGGGACCGAACGACAAGTTCGATCTCGTGATCAAGGGCGGCGACGTGATCGATCCCAGCCAGTCACTGCGCGGCAAGCGCGACATCGGCATCCGCTGGGGCCTGATCGAGGCGATCGAGGACGACATTCCGGCCGCGCGTGCCAGCAAGACCATCGACGCGTCGGGCAAGCTCGTGATGCCGGGCCTCGTCGATCTGCACTGCCACGTCTACCCGTATGGTTCGGCGATCGGCATTCCCGCCGACGAGCTGGTGCAATTCCAGGGCACCACGACGGTGGTCTCGGCAGGCGATGCAGGGGTCAACAATCTCGCGGCGCTGCGCCGCTTCATCGTGGCGCAGTCGCGGACGCGGATCTATGCTTTCGTCCACATCGCCAATAACGGCCTGTCGGCATTCCCGGTGGCCGAGCTCTACAACATCGACAACGCCCAGGTCGAAGCCTGCGCGATGGCGCTGGCCGAGAACCCGGACTTCCTGATCGGCGTCAAGGTGCGGATGTCTGAGAACGTCATCTTCAAGCACGGCATCGAGCCGCTGAAGCGCGGCATCCAGGCCTGCGAGATGTGCGGCTGGCCGGCGCGGATGATGGTGCATATCGGCGGCGTCGAGACCAGGGAGCTGATGTCCGACATCCTCAATCTGCTGCGGCCGGGCGATATCCTGACCCACGCCTATTCCGGCGCACCGAACATGTCCGGTGCCTTCACCAACATCGTGCAGGACGGCAAGCTGCTGCCGGCCGCGCTCGCGGCCAAGCAGCGCGGCGTGCTGTTCGATGTCGGCCATGGCGGCGGCAGCTTCGATTTCACGGTGGCGGAGATCGCGATCCCCGCCGGCTGCACGCCCGACACGATCTCCTCCGATATCCACGTCTTCTCGGGCAATGCGCCCGGCATCCCGTTCCTGCCGAACGTGATGAGCAAGTTCCTGGCGATGGGCTCGTCGCTGGATCAGGTCGTCGCGATGACGACGTCGGTGCCGGCGCGGATCATCAACCGCACCCCGAAGATCGGCACGTTGCAGCGCGGCGCGCCCGGCGACGTCGCGATCATGGACCTCGTCGAAGGCCCGGTCTCCTTCGTCGACACCCGTAACAACAAGCGCGACGGCAATCTGCAACTGAAGCCGGTGCAGACCGTGGTCAACGGCGTGCCGTTCGGCCGACCCTATCAGGCGCCGTTTTCGGTGCGCTGA
- a CDS encoding PLP-dependent aminotransferase family protein: MSTSAQFDFAPLLPAGLPAPAARWTGLAKYSFVGGNNDPEQVPVDGLLEAINAVLKREGKNLATYNLAHGPQGYLPLRQFLTEKLKRDAGIACTPEEIMIVSGSLQALDLVNHTLLAKGDTVLIEQETYQGSLNRLTRLGVNAVGIPLDGEGIRIDALAAALADHKRRGITPKYIYTIPTVQNPTGSILPEGRRAEMLKLSREYGVPIFEDDCYADLIWNGERPPAIYAMSKHGGVIHIGSFSKSIAPALRVGFIVAPWEIMSRMLPLKTDAGSGALEQMVLAEYCAPHFATHVPRLTRGLRAKLDTLMEALNEQFGTSAEFEAPKGGIFLWVKLPDNVDTLKLYQAALAAGVSINPGPEWSTSKAHSGSRLRLCFASPSHQQIREGVAVLAEVCRKEFGVPARSSNVEKRG; this comes from the coding sequence ATGTCCACCTCAGCCCAGTTCGACTTTGCACCGCTGCTGCCCGCCGGCCTGCCTGCGCCGGCCGCGCGCTGGACCGGGCTCGCCAAATACTCCTTCGTTGGCGGCAACAATGATCCCGAGCAGGTGCCGGTCGATGGCCTGTTGGAGGCGATCAATGCCGTGCTGAAGCGCGAGGGCAAGAACCTTGCGACCTATAATCTCGCGCACGGGCCGCAGGGCTATCTGCCGTTGCGCCAGTTCCTGACCGAGAAGCTGAAGCGCGACGCCGGGATCGCCTGCACGCCGGAAGAGATCATGATCGTCTCCGGCTCGCTGCAAGCGCTCGATCTGGTCAATCATACGCTGCTCGCCAAGGGCGACACCGTGCTGATCGAGCAGGAAACCTATCAGGGCTCGCTGAACCGGCTGACCCGGCTCGGCGTCAATGCGGTCGGCATACCGCTCGATGGCGAGGGCATCAGGATCGATGCGCTGGCAGCGGCGCTCGCCGATCACAAGCGGCGCGGCATCACGCCGAAATACATCTACACCATCCCGACGGTGCAGAACCCGACCGGCTCGATCCTCCCGGAGGGCCGCCGCGCCGAGATGCTGAAATTGTCCAGGGAATACGGCGTGCCGATCTTCGAGGACGATTGCTATGCCGATCTGATCTGGAACGGCGAACGGCCCCCCGCGATCTACGCCATGAGCAAGCATGGCGGCGTGATCCATATCGGCTCGTTCTCGAAATCGATCGCGCCCGCGCTGCGCGTCGGCTTCATCGTTGCGCCCTGGGAGATCATGTCACGGATGCTGCCGCTGAAGACCGACGCCGGCTCCGGCGCGCTGGAGCAGATGGTGCTGGCGGAATACTGCGCGCCGCATTTCGCGACCCACGTGCCGCGGCTGACCAGGGGCCTGCGCGCCAAGCTCGACACGCTGATGGAGGCGCTGAACGAGCAGTTCGGTACGTCAGCCGAGTTCGAGGCGCCGAAGGGCGGCATTTTCCTCTGGGTCAAGCTGCCGGACAATGTCGACACGTTGAAGCTCTATCAGGCCGCGCTCGCCGCCGGCGTCTCGATCAATCCGGGACCGGAATGGTCGACCAGCAAGGCGCATTCCGGCAGCCGGCTGCGCCTCTGCTTCGCGAGCCCCTCGCACCAGCAGATCCGCGAAGGCGTTGCCGTGCTGGCGGAGGTGTGCCGCAAGGAGTTCGGCGTGCCCGCGCGCAGCAGCAATGTGGAGAAGCGGGGCTAG
- the ribB gene encoding 3,4-dihydroxy-2-butanone-4-phosphate synthase, translating into MADTIQEVLQAFAKGELVVVTDDDDREGEGDLIVAASFCTAEKMAFIIRHTSGIVCAPITSEDARRLRLDPMVAHNESNHTTAFTVSIDYKPDGGTGISAEERASCCRALANPNAGANDFARPGHIFPLIARDGGVLLRSGHTEAAVDLCRLSGLPPVGVISELMNDDGTVMKGEQVAKFAVAHKLKHVTIADMIAYRQAREKLIERVATFTTESPIGPLQGYAYRSPFDEIMHAAFVYNGIGDGRDVLTRLHKPNIVKDLFTGPARMEAVLRHFKDAGRGVLVYLRDGAAGVPVQPVGEQKTAEADRNKQWREVGVGAQILRDLGITSIRHLTSSVHDYKGLSGFGIEIVSNEKFDV; encoded by the coding sequence ATGGCCGATACGATTCAGGAAGTGCTGCAAGCCTTTGCGAAGGGTGAACTCGTCGTCGTCACCGACGATGACGATCGGGAAGGCGAGGGCGATTTGATCGTCGCGGCGTCGTTCTGCACGGCGGAGAAGATGGCGTTCATCATCCGCCACACCTCCGGCATCGTCTGCGCGCCGATCACCTCCGAGGATGCCCGCAGGCTGCGGCTCGACCCGATGGTGGCGCACAACGAATCCAACCACACCACGGCGTTCACCGTTTCGATCGACTACAAGCCCGATGGCGGCACCGGCATTTCCGCCGAGGAACGCGCCTCCTGCTGCCGCGCGCTCGCCAATCCCAATGCCGGCGCCAATGATTTTGCGCGGCCTGGCCACATCTTCCCGCTGATCGCGCGCGATGGCGGCGTGCTCTTGCGCTCCGGCCACACCGAGGCCGCGGTCGATCTCTGCCGGCTCTCGGGCCTGCCGCCGGTCGGCGTCATCAGCGAGCTGATGAACGATGATGGAACCGTGATGAAGGGCGAGCAGGTCGCGAAATTCGCCGTCGCCCACAAGCTCAAGCATGTCACGATCGCGGACATGATCGCCTATCGCCAGGCGCGCGAGAAATTGATCGAGCGGGTCGCGACCTTTACCACCGAAAGCCCGATCGGTCCGCTGCAAGGCTATGCCTATCGCTCGCCGTTCGACGAGATCATGCACGCCGCCTTCGTCTATAACGGCATCGGCGATGGCCGGGACGTGCTGACCCGGCTGCACAAGCCCAATATCGTGAAGGACCTGTTCACCGGACCGGCGCGGATGGAAGCCGTGTTGCGGCACTTCAAGGATGCCGGCCGCGGCGTGCTGGTTTATTTGCGCGATGGTGCCGCCGGTGTTCCGGTCCAGCCGGTCGGCGAGCAGAAGACCGCGGAGGCCGATCGCAACAAGCAATGGCGCGAAGTCGGCGTCGGCGCGCAGATCCTGCGCGATCTCGGCATCACCTCGATCCGGCATCTGACCTCGTCGGTGCACGACTACAAGGGCTTGTCCGGTTTCGGCATCGAGATCGTGTCGAACGAAAAGTTCGACGTCTGA
- a CDS encoding DUF3124 domain-containing protein, whose protein sequence is MCHIRAGGIFLAVLACLLTVRMSEALAQSSASIEQNFANSLTAVPSDGLTASGAFYVPVYSSVSMSQGKLRADFSVTLSVHNTSETKPLVLKRIAYFDTSGKMVESYLKSPIALKPFATVEVAIATADTRGGTGANFVVDWAATGEIAEPAVEALMVGSVGAGHYAFISQGRPIRLVGKN, encoded by the coding sequence ATGTGTCACATCCGCGCAGGCGGCATTTTTCTGGCAGTGTTGGCCTGCCTGCTCACCGTGCGCATGTCCGAGGCGCTAGCACAATCCTCGGCAAGTATTGAGCAAAATTTTGCAAACTCGCTGACCGCGGTACCATCGGACGGCCTCACGGCCTCGGGTGCATTCTACGTGCCGGTCTATTCCAGCGTGTCGATGAGCCAGGGCAAGCTCAGGGCCGATTTCTCGGTGACGCTCAGCGTCCACAACACCTCGGAAACCAAGCCGCTGGTGCTGAAGCGGATCGCCTATTTCGACACATCAGGCAAGATGGTGGAGAGCTACCTCAAATCGCCGATCGCGCTAAAACCGTTTGCAACCGTCGAAGTCGCGATCGCCACCGCCGATACCCGCGGCGGCACCGGCGCGAATTTCGTGGTCGATTGGGCGGCCACAGGCGAGATCGCGGAACCGGCGGTCGAGGCCCTGATGGTCGGCAGCGTCGGCGCCGGGCACTATGCCTTTATCAGCCAGGGCCGGCCGATCCGCCTCGTCGGCAAGAACTGA
- a CDS encoding cation:proton antiporter, which yields MHELIRDITLCILFAWGLGLLAHFSRQPLILAYLIAGFFIGPFGMGWVKSQESISVISELGLIFMLFMIGLEIDLKKIVRAGKVILFAGAGELLGGCLIGIAFFAGIGLAIGGGKFDAVYLCVACALSSTVIIVKVLYEKRELDTLPGRITLGVLVLQDIFAILFLAVQPSLDNLQIGVVLMSIARVAVLVATALVLSRYVLPRLFHQIARRPELVLLGALAWCFLIGEIAERLHLSREMGSLVAGVSISTFPYALDVTAKVTTLRDFFITLFFVALGMTIPIPGLSVIWLALVIAAFTVVSRLVTTFTPLYLMKQGLRASLLPAINLAQISEFSLVVIQTGVAANHIATETANAVSFAFVVLAVLSTFAMGRSDQIVRGLIGPLKRIGLRDLDQEGEGRGEAAQEGGHGEIRRIVILGFFRAASALVSQIERQNQSLLEQISVVDFNPLVFRTLSDRGMHVIYGDISNVDTLVHAGIGKAEIIILSVPDFLLVGADNEKLVRHVRALNPTAQIVATADLLSGVDDLYAAGANYVTVTRLSDAGELYAVIEAADAGLLDDKRAEMDAQLSDRREVLP from the coding sequence ATGCATGAACTAATTCGCGATATCACGCTCTGTATCCTGTTTGCCTGGGGGCTCGGGCTGCTGGCCCATTTCTCCCGGCAACCGCTGATACTGGCCTACCTTATCGCCGGCTTTTTCATTGGTCCATTCGGCATGGGCTGGGTCAAGTCCCAGGAGTCGATCAGCGTCATCTCCGAGCTCGGCCTGATCTTCATGCTGTTCATGATCGGGCTGGAAATCGACCTCAAGAAGATCGTCCGTGCCGGCAAGGTCATCCTGTTTGCCGGTGCCGGCGAGCTGCTCGGCGGCTGCCTGATCGGCATCGCGTTCTTTGCGGGAATCGGGCTCGCGATCGGCGGCGGAAAGTTCGACGCGGTCTATCTCTGCGTCGCCTGCGCGCTGTCCTCCACCGTGATCATCGTCAAGGTGCTCTACGAGAAGCGCGAGCTCGACACGCTGCCGGGCCGGATCACGCTCGGCGTGCTGGTGTTGCAGGACATCTTCGCGATCCTGTTCCTGGCGGTGCAGCCGAGCCTCGACAATCTCCAGATCGGCGTCGTGCTGATGTCGATCGCCCGTGTCGCCGTGCTGGTCGCCACCGCATTGGTGCTGAGCCGCTATGTGCTGCCGCGCTTGTTCCACCAGATCGCACGGCGGCCCGAGCTCGTGCTGCTCGGTGCGCTCGCCTGGTGCTTCCTGATCGGCGAGATCGCCGAGCGGCTGCATCTGTCGCGCGAGATGGGCTCGCTGGTCGCCGGCGTCTCGATCTCGACCTTCCCCTACGCGCTCGACGTCACGGCCAAGGTGACGACGCTGCGGGATTTCTTCATCACGCTGTTCTTCGTCGCGCTCGGCATGACGATCCCGATTCCGGGCCTCTCCGTGATCTGGCTTGCGCTGGTGATCGCAGCCTTCACGGTGGTGAGCCGCCTGGTCACGACATTCACGCCGCTCTATCTGATGAAGCAGGGGCTGCGCGCCAGCCTGCTGCCGGCGATCAACCTGGCGCAGATTTCCGAGTTCTCGCTGGTGGTGATCCAGACCGGCGTCGCCGCCAACCACATCGCCACCGAAACAGCGAATGCGGTCTCGTTCGCCTTCGTGGTGCTGGCGGTGCTCTCGACCTTCGCGATGGGCCGCAGCGACCAGATCGTGCGCGGCCTGATTGGTCCCTTGAAGCGGATCGGGCTGCGCGACCTCGACCAGGAGGGCGAGGGCCGCGGCGAGGCGGCGCAGGAGGGCGGGCATGGTGAGATCAGGCGCATCGTGATCCTCGGCTTTTTCCGCGCCGCGAGCGCCCTGGTCAGCCAGATCGAGCGGCAGAACCAGTCGCTGCTCGAGCAGATCAGCGTCGTCGACTTTAATCCGCTGGTGTTCCGCACGCTGTCCGACCGCGGCATGCATGTGATCTATGGCGACATCAGCAATGTCGACACGCTGGTGCATGCCGGCATCGGCAAGGCCGAGATCATCATCCTGAGCGTGCCGGATTTCCTGTTGGTCGGTGCCGACAACGAGAAGCTGGTGCGCCACGTCCGGGCCCTCAATCCGACCGCGCAGATCGTCGCCACCGCGGACCTGTTGTCCGGTGTCGACGACCTCTACGCCGCCGGCGCCAATTACGTGACGGTGACCCGGCTCAGCGACGCCGGCGAGCTCTATGCCGTGATCGAGGCCGCCGATGCCGGCCTGCTCGACGACAAGCGCGCCGAGATGGACGCCCAGCTCAGCGACCGGCGCGAAGTGCTGCCGTAG
- a CDS encoding aldo/keto reductase translates to MDNLQTQGISLPQLGLGTFRMQGDSCRAAVESALDLGYRHIDTAEMYGNEEAIGAAIAAANVARKDLHVTTKVWHENLAPDAIRRAFDASLNKLRLDHVDLYLVHWPSKSMKLPAVFETLMQLKQAGRTRAIGVANFTTALLKTVVEDIRAPIACNQIEYHAMLDQTAVRKYLAARSIPLVAYCPLAQGRFATDETLAKIGSKHGATAAQVALKWLLDQDGVVAIPKASRAESQKANLDALKVRLDDDDRKAIAALRKDMRCVNPGFAPDWD, encoded by the coding sequence ATGGACAATCTGCAAACACAGGGCATCAGCCTGCCGCAGCTCGGGCTCGGCACCTTCCGCATGCAGGGCGATTCCTGCCGCGCTGCGGTCGAGAGCGCGCTCGATCTCGGTTACCGGCATATCGACACCGCCGAGATGTATGGCAATGAGGAGGCGATCGGAGCGGCGATCGCGGCTGCCAACGTCGCGCGGAAGGACCTGCATGTCACTACCAAGGTCTGGCACGAGAATCTGGCGCCCGATGCGATCCGCAGAGCGTTCGACGCCAGCCTGAACAAGCTGCGGCTCGATCACGTCGATCTCTACCTGGTGCACTGGCCGTCGAAGAGCATGAAGCTTCCCGCCGTGTTCGAGACGCTGATGCAGCTGAAGCAAGCCGGCCGCACCCGCGCGATCGGCGTCGCCAATTTCACCACCGCGCTGCTCAAGACCGTGGTCGAAGACATCCGGGCGCCGATCGCCTGCAACCAGATCGAATATCACGCGATGCTGGACCAGACGGCGGTGCGCAAATATCTCGCCGCGAGATCGATCCCGCTGGTGGCCTATTGTCCGCTGGCCCAGGGCCGCTTCGCCACCGACGAGACGCTGGCGAAGATCGGTAGCAAGCATGGCGCGACCGCGGCGCAGGTGGCCTTGAAATGGCTGCTCGATCAGGACGGCGTCGTGGCGATCCCGAAAGCCTCGCGCGCCGAAAGCCAAAAAGCCAATCTCGACGCGCTGAAGGTCAGGCTCGACGACGACGACCGCAAGGCGATCGCCGCGCTGCGCAAGGACATGCGCTGCGTCAATCCGGGGTTTGCACCGGACTGGGATTGA
- a CDS encoding MBL fold metallo-hydrolase: protein MADNDDIPFNRDFPLKPGVVEQVRPGVRRVLCNNPSPFTFSGTVSYIVGEGKVAIIDPGPDDEAHAKALLDAVKGETVTHILVTHTHRDHSPNTPRIKAATGAPVYAEGPHRASRPRFESEKHNPESGADRDFRPDIEVKHGDVIEGAGFALEAVATPGHTANHLAFAWTERSINFVGDHVMGWSTSIVAPPDGSMIDYMASLERLEQRPEQLYFSGHGPEIPEGPRFVRFLARHRRAREASILHRLGKGEADIPTMVRAIYIGLDPRLANAAGYSVLAHLEDLVARGVVATDGDPVIGGMYRMA, encoded by the coding sequence ATGGCCGACAACGACGACATCCCGTTCAACCGCGATTTCCCGCTGAAGCCTGGCGTGGTCGAGCAGGTCCGGCCCGGCGTGCGCCGCGTCCTCTGCAACAATCCAAGCCCGTTCACCTTCAGCGGCACGGTCAGCTACATCGTGGGCGAGGGCAAGGTCGCGATCATCGATCCCGGTCCCGATGACGAGGCGCACGCGAAAGCGCTGCTCGATGCGGTCAAGGGCGAGACCGTGACCCACATCCTGGTCACCCATACCCATCGCGACCATTCGCCGAACACGCCGCGGATCAAGGCCGCGACCGGCGCGCCGGTCTATGCCGAAGGCCCGCATCGCGCCTCGCGCCCGCGCTTCGAGAGCGAGAAGCACAATCCGGAATCCGGCGCCGACCGCGATTTCCGGCCCGACATCGAGGTCAAGCACGGCGACGTCATCGAGGGCGCGGGCTTTGCGCTGGAGGCGGTCGCCACCCCTGGCCACACCGCCAATCATCTGGCGTTCGCGTGGACCGAGCGCAGCATCAATTTCGTCGGCGACCATGTGATGGGCTGGTCGACCTCGATCGTGGCGCCGCCCGACGGCTCGATGATCGACTACATGGCCTCGCTGGAGCGGCTGGAGCAGCGCCCGGAGCAGCTCTATTTCTCGGGCCACGGCCCGGAGATTCCGGAAGGCCCACGCTTCGTGCGCTTCCTGGCGCGGCATCGCCGGGCACGCGAGGCCTCAATCCTGCATCGGCTCGGCAAGGGCGAGGCCGATATCCCGACCATGGTGCGGGCGATCTATATCGGGCTCGATCCGCGGCTCGCCAATGCCGCCGGTTACTCCGTGCTGGCGCACCTGGAGGATCTGGTTGCGCGAGGCGTCGTCGCGACTGATGGCGATCCGGTGATCGGCGGCATGTACCGGATGGCGTGA